From Gavia stellata isolate bGavSte3 unplaced genomic scaffold, bGavSte3.hap2 HAP2_SCAFFOLD_947, whole genome shotgun sequence, one genomic window encodes:
- the LOC132321596 gene encoding E3 ubiquitin-protein ligase BRE1B-like, with amino-acid sequence MSGAGAKRGAGDGGGGPPEKKPPREEQPPTTLIEPLRLGGISSTEEMDLKVLQFKNKKLAERLEQRQACEDELRERIEKLEKRQATDDATLLLVNRFWGQLDAEVQALLRRYEGEGGAPPAPPGDPPEPRPEGPEPPPAPPGETEGADRREPWGGPGAPPPPPPPAAPPPPPGGVGGRLGGPAAAFVAALSRSGPEEGELRLRPRLAFAPAAVARLVEGLAGAHRRAQEMGARLAARRESLPELAETGRALLRELLREHRRLQDLTLQLQEKHHRVSLELAELQDKATSAETKVLEMGTTVEGLQWDSAKLRKREGRLDRHLAEALEQLTSGSYGSGSSGGFQGGQITLSMQKFEMLNAELEGNQELANSRMAELEKLQQELQQAVRSHERLKVALRSLPEEAVKETLEYKVLQSQFSLLYHESLQVKTQLDEARALLLATKNSHLRHIEHMESDELGVQKRLRTEVIQLEDTLAQVRKEYEMLRIEFEQNLAANEQAGPINREMRHLISSLQNHNHQLKGDVQRYKRKLREVQAEINKLRLQASGAPPPQGSAPPPPPPPTAAAPPPEETTPTGGAPASRGVPDRERERLRERERPKGPPEEGKKKDSEVLKQLRGELK; translated from the exons ATGTCGGGGGCGGGAGCGAAACGGGGGGCCGGTGATGGGGGGGGCGGCCCCCCCGAGAAGAAACCCCCCCGTGAGGAACAGCCCCCCACTACCCTCATCGAACCTCTGCGTCTCGGCGGCATCTCCTCCACG GAGGAGATGGACCTGAAGGTGCTGCAGTTCAAGAACAAGAAGCTGGCCGAGCGGCTGGAGCAGCGGCAGGCCTGCGAGGACGAGCTCCGCGAGCGCATCGAGAAGCTGGAGAAGCGGCAGGCCACCGACGACGCCACTCTCCTGCTGGTTAACCGCTTCTGGGGGCAG CTGGACGCGGAGGTGCAGGCGCTGCTGCGGCGCTAcgagggggaggggggggcaccccctgccccccccggggATCCCCCCGAACCCCGACCTGAGGGGCCCgaaccccccccagcccctcccggTGAGACCGAGGGTGCCGACAGGAGGg AGCCGTGGGGGGGTCCCGGcgctcccccacccccccctccacccgccgcccccccgccccccccgggagGAGTTGGGGGGCGTTTGGGGGGTCCGGCGGCGGCTTTCGTGGCGGCGCTGAGCCGCAGCGGCCCCGAGGAGGGGGAACTGCGCCTGCGCCCGCGTCTGGCCTTCGCCCCCGCCGCCGTCGCCCGCCTGGTGGAGGGGTTGGCGGGGGCCCACCGCCGCGCCCAGGAGATGGGTGCCCGTCTGGCCGCCCGCCGTGAGTCCCtgc CGGAGCTGGCGGAGACGGGACGGGCGCTGCTGCGGGAGCTGTTGCGGGAGCACCGGCGCCTGCAGGACCTcaccctgcagctgcaggagaagcACCACCGCGTCTCCCTGGag CTGGCGGAGCTGCAGGACAAGGCCACCTCTGCGGAGACGAAGGTGCTGGAGATGGGGACGACGGTGGAGgggctgcagtgggacagcGCCAAACTGCGCAAGCGCGAGGGACGCCTCGACCGCCACCTCGCCGAGGCCCTCGAGCAG ctgACCTCGGGCTCCTACGGCTCCGGCAGCTCCGGGGGATTCCAGGGGGGACAGATCACCCTCAGTATGCAGAAG tttgAGATGCTGAACGCGGAGCTGGAGGGGAACCAGGAACTGGCCAACAGCCGGATGGCGGagctggagaagctgcagcaggagctccAGCAAGCCGTGCGCAGCCACGAGCGCCTCAAG GTGGCCCTGCGCTCGCTGCCGGAGGAGGCGGTGAAGGAGACGCTGGAGTACAAAGTGCTGCAGTCGCAGTTCTCCCTCCTCTACCACGAGAGCCTCCAGGTGAAGACGCAGCTGGATGAGGCTCGCGCCCTCCTCCTGGCCACCAAGAACAGCCACCTGCGCCACATCGAGCACATGGAG AGTGACGAGCTGGGGGTGCAGAAGCGGCTGCGGACGGAGGTGATCCAGCTGGAGGACACGCTGGCGCAGGTGCGGAAGGAGTACGAGATGCTGCGCATCGAGTTCGAGCAGAACCTGGCGGCCAACGAACAGGCGG GGCCCATCAACCGGGAGATGCGGCACCTGATCAGCAGCCTGCAGAACCACAACCACCAGCTGAAGGGCGACGTCCAGCGCTACAAGCGGAAGCTGCGGGAGGTGCAGGCCGAGATCAACAAG CTCCGCCTCCAAGCCAGCGGCGCCCCGCCCCCTCAAGGCAGCGCTccgccccctccgcccccaCCCACCGCCGCTGCCCCGCCCCCAGAGGAGACCACGCCTACCGGGGGagccccgg CTTCCCGGGGGGTTCCGGATCGGGAACGGGAACGGCTGCGGGAGCGGGAGCGCCCCAAAGGTCCCCCGGAGGAAGGCAAGAAGAAGGATTCGGAGGTCCTCAAGCAGCTGCGGGGGGAGCTCAAGTGA